The sequence ctctaaagaaaaaaagggactAGCCGGTATGATCCGGATTAATTAGATTTCGGATGGCGGCGGGAAAGAATCTCTGAGGAATCGCTATTGTAACTGTGATTCAAATTTCGTTACTTGCTACTGAAGATAGTCAGAGAATTTTGTTAGGATTATGATAATGATTTCACTTGGGGTTATGGTTTTGGGGCGCTcagttttttttatcctttaaatATCAGCGACACGTGATTGGggttaattgaaaataatttcaaccGTTTCATAGTTTCGGCATCAGGTTCATTTGGGAATTATTGTTGAGAATTATCTTACAATGATGCAATATACCTAAAAAGATTGAATTAGTGGCATCTTGTAGAGTTTTTGCAGTTCCTCTTTGTTGCTTTGAGCGAAGCTCTGAGATCTTATAATCCCCGTACGAACTGGAAATGCAATATTAgaaattattcattattcattggACTTCAAATGATCCTTTGTTGTTTCTTAAGTGTGTTTTCTCCAAAGCATCCCTTATATAGTCATTGAATGCGCTAAAGTTACTTTGATTGGATTTCCACAGTCTTCACTTGCAGCTGCTAGAGCAGATAAATTTTACTATCCTCCAGAATGGACCCCAAGCCAGGTATACTTCAATGTTGTTTGATATACTTGGAATAGCTTATGATGATGCATCAGCACTTTAAATTCTCACAACTCCTCTTCTTTGAGTGTTCCTTGAACAAGTTTCACGGTCAGCATGCGTTGAGAGAGAGGGCGAGGAAAATAGACGAAGGCATTTTGAttataaggtaatgcatcatCACTCACATTCTTTTAAGTCTCTGATTGTATGCCTTGTAAATTTTGTATAGCAATGGAAAAGGAGAACTTCCTAGTGCCCAGCACATTAGCTACTGCACAATTACTTCGGCTACTACGGTCTTGCTTGCCAACCACTTCTCTTTGCTggtcttttttagttttaaccTCTGAATGAAGCTAGAGGTTGACAACAAAAGTTTCACCTGCCACCATATTTCTTTGCAGGCCTTTCTAGGCTTATGCCTTTCTGTATCAAATCGGGCTTTTCTCTAGATCTGTTTTTTCCCCATTTCCACTTCTTTTGGAACactcgattttttattttttcttctctatggattttttttccctttcttcgaTTGCCAACTCTTAATTGTTTTTGCCTTGCTTTCAGTTTTGAGATGCCCTTTAATGTATGGTGTGGTGGCTGCAATTCTATGATTGCAAAGGGTGTAAGGCTCAATGCGAATAAAAAGCAAGTGGGAAATTATTATTCTACAAAGGTATCTTTTGCAATTGATTTCTGATTAATTCTCCAGTCTGATATGCAAATGCAAAGGGGactatgaatatatatatatatatatatatatatatatatatatatctcaatgaatgagtttatttgtgATTGCGAATTGGTTTTTCACTACCATATGGTCACTGTGAGAACTGATCATGACGATAGTTAGTTGTagatttttctagtttttggtGTTTCCTCCCACAATATTTTCAATTGACAGTGAACATCTTATTGAATATTACAGATATGGAGCTCTACAATGAAGTCTGCATGTTACATGTAGACATGAGATTGTTATTCAGACAGATCCAAAAAATTGTGTATGTGATTATCAGTGGGGCCCAGCGAAAGACCGAGGAGTTTGCAGTGACCTTTGCACTCCCTGCAGATGAAGGTTggtttggacttttttttaacccttttttttgggtttttttttttttttttgggggtggggAGGGGGATTGTCAGGTGGAAATAAGTGATCGAGTCAATtgcattttataaaatcttttgaGATGCACTCGTGTTTTCCTTGGTGGCCAAGAAGCAGCTTTTAAAATGTTGATGCAGAGACAAGGGATTAGTTATTTTAAATGTGATAGTTGGGCCCCTATTATTATGTTGTGATGTTTTTAAGCAAAATCTTAACACAGTTTTCCTTTTGCCAGAACGGGGTAAACTATCAGATCCATTTTATTGTCTTGAACATCAGGAAGAAGATttgcaaaagaagaaagaagctgaGCCAGTGCTAGTCCGCCTCCAGCGAGTATCTGATGCCAGGCATTCAGATGACTACGCCCTCAACAAGGCTCTTCGGGCACAACTTAGGGTATGTTACTGAGCCTATATTAGCTCTTCATCTTCAAGCAGATAAAGTTGTTCCCTCACTTTCTGATTTTCTCAGAATCAAAAGAAGAGAGTCCCTGAAGAAGAGGCTATTCGAAGGAAAAGCTAGAGGGGCCTTGGCATACGACTGCTTCCACCATCTGAAGAAGATGCATCTAGTCCAGCCCATGTGAAGTTTTCTTCCATGTTTGACAAAATTAGCTAGGAAGGATAAGCGAGCATTGATCAATGCAGCTTCAATCTTCTCTAGTTCATCTGGGTCTTCCATGTCCACAAAGAGACATTTGGGGTTAGAATCCAAGAGAAGGAAAATTAATGCAGCTCTGCTGCATATGGCTTTCTTGCTGGGGGATGAATATAAGCCTTCATGATCATGGTCCCAGAGTGCTGTATTACGTTGCGGAGGCATGTAGAGGAGAAGTTAAGTGAGAGCAACTCATTTTTTACCGACAGTTTTGAAGAATCATGAAACGGccaccagtttttttttttttttttcgatctTTTTGAGCAACATTCCTGTTCTTAGTGGCAATGGGGCGTGCACATAGATTAACATAAGTTAACTGCGTGTTATAGACTTGTTAGTACACTTTTCACAAATTCAGCACCGAATTTAGGTATCTAGTTGACATTTCAGTCACGTTTTGTTGAATGGATGCTAGGggcttttttttaatttacacttTAGAAAACTGCACGCATGATTTCCTTCTCTCTGCCTCTTCTGGCCGTAATTTCTTGTTAAAGGCAagcatataaataatatttgatgcGCGCTGGTcatacaaaattgaaaaaattttctCAGCAGTTACTATTCACCACCTCACAtctcacactctataaaaaataccctcatatcttatgaaaaacctcctcacactttatgaaaaagttatagatgTAAGATGTGAGAGTGATTAGGCTGATGCATAATAAATTCTTACAAAATTAAGGGGAAACAGCATGTGAATGACATGTTATAGAGATCATGAATTAATGAATAAAGATAATGGTTTTATAATACAGGTTCAAATTCAGATGCTGAAAAAAGAACTTAATTCATACCCTATTTGCGTGCagcttgcatgcatgcagtaacTCATTGgcctaaatattatataaaaaacaaaaatctccTAAATGCATGGGTTGCGTGCAAATTATGGCGTTCGGACATGACTAAACTCAGAGGTTGGTAAATGGGCAATCAACTCCTCATGATTACACGTACGTACACATTCATCTGAAGCAACATTAATTCCAACGAAGGATAAAATTAACAGAAGGgttccaaaaagagaaaaaacgaGTTGTAGTGGTTGGTGACAGCTAGCTATAGATGAGTAATGCTCGTGATTTCCCCTTCCTATTGAGGAGATCATCATTAATGCACGGGATGGTTCTCCAAccacaatataatataaataatattttgtaactcGTCGACAAATTCAAACACgttcataaaataaatgagTTATAACTTAAAAGCACAAAATATATGGTCAAACCAACAATCCGGCCTTGGGGTGATGATCCAATGTTAACTTTTCAAtcgtttttcttaatttttaaagagCTTATTGAAAGTAATCCATGATTGTATTTCCATGtacatttttagaaaataatactACAAGATTTGAGGTGTAAAGTTTACATGCAGTGGCTGTATTACATGGATATCAGCGAAGTGATCCAAAGAACATCAACatgaataaattatgcatgatgcCCACCTCGATCGTTTGGTGCATATATGCATGCCGGCAAGACCAAATCATACTGATCAGCaccattattattgttttcctCTTAATCAAAgggaattaattaataatcttgTACAAGGTGTACGTTGGACTTCTAATTAGCTACTTCTCGACAGGTATGAATTAAGTACTACTGCTGCATATTGGAGAAGCTTTTTCTCCACTCAGTCTCTCGGTCACTGATCATCACGCAAACTTGCTGTCAACTCGCTACAGCAGAGATCAAAGGTACATGATCCTGATCCATAGCCGATAactcaggaaaaaaaagaaacacttCTCTTTTCGATATATTCTAGTCATTGTTGCCATTGGAAAGcctcttaattaattttatcaaagaCTCACTTACtacgtaaatatatatatatatatgtatatatatagcctaGTTGAAGATCTCTCTATCTTTAGTTTCCCTAACTCGGGCTAGATCGAGCATTAACAAATATACATTGCAGCACTACATGATCGCTCCCAATGCAACAGCAAATTGGGAACCCTGTTTCCTATATCTAAGCAAGCtatctcctatatatatatatatatacacacacatgtcTGATCACTAATTTCCCTTATACGAAAGGCAAAGACTAGATTTATATACTATAAATATTTACCACATTTTGGGGAAAAGaaatatgactttttttttaataatatatccttgggaaaataatattttttttgaaaaatgtatcaTTGATCAGAAAAGATAGATAGTACTAAATATGACCAttaagaaaattgaataaattccaaaatatgATTTATATTCAGATCGTCAACAGATGAATTTGTGAAATAATTACGTACTACTAGTACTGGTAGTACTACTAATTAGGAAaagacaaattttaaaaagtacgTACGATTGTGTAATGAAGGAACAAAGATCAAGATATTTAAATATAGAACTAAAGAAAGATTTAGAAAGagatgtaattaaaataaatgttttgaaaACTAATTGATACGTAGCTAAGATGGAAAAACTAGCTTCtttattcacttaattttaacaAACTTCTAGCCAGGCCCATGTGGATCAATGCTGTTTACAAAAAACGAGAGATAATATAATTACCTGGCCTAAATTGTTATCACATTTGATTCAGGCCAGTTAATATGGAATAGCTGTCATCacaacattaattatatatatatatatatatatatatttatatatatatcatattgatCAAAGATTAAAATGATCAAATGTCGAGACAATTCATGAATACAGTGATGTTTGACAAGATGTAACTCCCAACGCAATTTCATACATAGTTAATTCACCAGTACTGATCGAATTCAAACTATTCAATAGAACATATCTGTATATATAACAGTAGTTGGTACACACCTTTAATTGTGTTTTCTTCATGCTCTGAAATATAGCAGCACCTCATGATCAGGATAAACCGCAATTCTTGTCACCCATTGAAGGAAATCAAGAGAACTCGTTCCCTAGAAAATGAGACTGCAAACAATTATTAGTTGAGGTCGCCAAAAAGCTTGTACTAGGGTTTTGCCGTTGAGTGTTCAAAGAGGTAAAGAAAATGGAACTACGGTTTTGATCTTGGATGTTTGGGGTGCTCCTGAAAATTGAATTAAGCATCTGCTCTTGGGTATTGTAGGTGGTCATGAAAATCGAAGTATGCTTCAATTCATGGGATTTTGAGGTACCCATGGCACAAGGGATTCTCAATTGGACATTTCCAGTGGATGACTTCGTGTTTGTACTCGTCGTGCAGCAAAAAGACTGCATATTAGCGTTGTTATTGCTGTTGCTGCTAAGATTTACCGGAAATCCGGGAAAATCTTCCTCGGTATCCCCCCCACTCAAGGCTGCCAGATCATTGCGTGAATCATTCAAAACCAAATTAGATGATGTTGGTGCACCATTAACAATGCCCAGAAAATTCTCACTAATGCATACAGAATCGATTTGATGTCCGAGCAAGTGACTGCAACGTTCTTCAACTTCAGCTACCATTTTTAGAGAAGATTTCATGTGTTGGCTGGGGATATATGATTCCTGATCACCAGTTTCAAGGGGGCTAGAAGAACATAACTGTACCAAATTGCTATTAGGGTTTGGGCCTACAGATATTTCTGTTGATACCTCATGGCCCCTgatcatcatttttttccttgttctcTCCCTCGCTCTTGCTCTTGCCTGGTTCCTGGAATCCCTTGCAACTATatgtaattttctgtttgttctCTCTGTGGCCATGCGGTTGAAAGATTCCACATCGGCACAAAAACCCCTTTGGTCTCCATCACTCCCAATCTCCACATTTTCTGAAACCACTTCACTATCGGATGTAACTGATACACTCTTGGCACCGTCACTGCAAGTTTGCTTCACGTGTGAGATGCTCTCTGTTAGTTCAGTGATTGCCGTCCTCGACTTTGAAAATAGCCACTCAATGGTTTTGCTAGCTTTGTCAAAGCCTAACATGTCTTGAAGATCAAAGAATTTGCGCGCAATCTGAAGGGACAACCTCATTCTACGGTCTCTAGGTCCTTGAGCTGTACAGATCTTGCTGTGCCTGTCCTTCTTCCCTGTTCTCTTCCTGGGACCCGTCGGTTTTGCACCACCAATACTTTTCTTGTTTGGAAATTTTCTTTTCGAAGGAATCTGCTCGGCCACAGTGTTGCTACACGCCTCCTTTCGTTTATCCGCTGCCTTGTCTTTAGCCGCAACACTATTTTCAGTCACAACTTGAGAATTGCTACAAACAAAGAGCTTCTGTTGTGAAAGAAAGTGACTAAAAAATAGTTCATCATCCTCAAAAAAAGGTGCGGACAAGTGTGAATAAGACGAGGGATGCTCTTGATCCTGTCCTGAGCTAGTCTTTTCATCATTCGCGAAGGGCTTCTCCAGAATAGACGGGCTTGTGTATATAAAAGGGCTCTGATCGCTGCTGCTACGAGGAAACATGGCCTCTAGGATATGTCTAATTAGGTTTTGGAGATAGGTGATGTGTAATTGAGAACGAGATTCAATTAGTGCttgaacaaaataaacaaaacgcTAGATGAGGAAACGGTCAATTTGCCTAGCTATAACTGAGATGCTAGGGCAGAGGTTGAAATAGGGTTAATCTTATAAAgtacctacaaaaaaaaaatactggatTTGCTACAGAACTAATGATCGGAAGTGGGTGATGATGTTGAAGATTGAAGAACACTGTTTTTGCCTTTTGGGTAAGTATACGACACTAGGGAAGAAAATCAAGAGAGATTCGATTCGGAAATAGGGTTTTGCTGATGACAAAAACTTTCCTTTCGGCTTGAACTTTTATTGCAAAAAGTGAAGTGTGGTGCAGCAAGCTTACTGCAGGTAGCTTGGAGATCAGAGGTGGTACTGTGATTGTATTGGGAGTGAAGGCATACGAAAAAGAGGTCATGGGTAGGCATTAGAGCTGTTAAAGTGTGGAGATATATACTGATTAGGCACAACTCATTATTAAAGACACTTCACGTGGGTGCAGTTGGTGAGCTTGATAGCAACCTTtcagagagaagagagagaggtagGGCAGATCAACTCGGGAGCTAGCTAatagctattatatatatatgaagcttAACGAGGGTAGACATGCCCACCTCTAGGAACCCTAGAAAGAAAGAGCAAGGACAATTATATGATGATGACGGGAACAGCCAATGTACGTACAAAATTGAGCCTACTTTACCGCCTCGATCGGAAGGCTACGCTTCTTTGACTGGGCGACCACATTTTTCTTATCTCTGACTGCGCCCATTCATAATTCATCATCCATCcggtttttctttctttggtcTTTTTCTCCCTAATCTTCATATATGTAATCCACTAAAGTTCCCCATCGATCTAAAGTTCGAACTCGGAGTGCGATTTTCCACTTTCCAATAACTGGCCACTGGACAAACTCTCTCGATCGATCTCTCTCTAGTCACAATCTCATGTCGTCTTACGTAGACAAAAAGAAGTAAAGCaaagaaaaacttgcatataACATATACGAACcttcttaattatttaaacCTTTACCAATTGGGAATACATTCCATAGTTCGAATCAAAATCTTTCATGGAAATGGAAATGCTCAATATGCATGTTGATCTAGCTAGTACTACTTATATTTATGCATGCCTTATGACTGAAGAGACTCCACaataaaaatgtatgaaaaaatcatttttctttatggGTTTACCTTTTTACAAAAGGCTTGTACATTACCCTGTCTATGTACATTCAAGAGACCTACTTCAAGCCCTAGTTACTGATCTTCAgtccttccatatatatacgAGTTCAAAGTCGATCTTATCGAAACCTAAAATTTAAGTCCTTTTAATTTGCAGGGCACTTTAAATTATCTCCATGGGGAATATAATGATCGCGGTATTGTGATAATTAAGGACCACAAATCATGATGAACTAGATGATCTAGTACTGTATGTACGTTCAGGCCAGAAGTGATCTGCACTTAACAGATATCAATGACAAAAATATAACGCTAGCTTTAATTGGAGGTTAGCCTGCATCtggaaaggaaaatgctatagGGTCTCTCGAATTTATTGtccatatattttaattaatgattaagaaagtgagtattaataaaataatatattttttttatttattttttaatgattaagaatattaaaaaaatacttaaaaaaaattaaaagagagaataaaaaagttataactaGCTATAAACGCTGGACTGCCCGCCAACATGATCCATCTGGAAATACATGAATTGGTTCTGATAATGATCAAAtccaacctagctagctaggttgaaTTAAAGTAATGGCCATTGCTAACTTTGTAAAGCAAGAGAATTACCGCAGAAGCTAGATCTTAAAAGCTGCAGTTGCCTCAGCTTGAAAATACGGATCAATTAATGGATTAATCAGATATTGGTGTTCGTTCAGGAGTACCCCTTAACAATATCAGAATAAAGATCAGGAGGCGCGCGCTGCAGATATGATCTAGATTCTAGATAGATGAACGGCCGAGAACTGTTCATCCTCTAAGCTTTACGTTACTTTCTCGTACACGCCTCTGTACTACttttaaaatcatctataaatgtttactgtaagtattcttgaaaa comes from Juglans microcarpa x Juglans regia isolate MS1-56 chromosome 8S, Jm3101_v1.0, whole genome shotgun sequence and encodes:
- the LOC121243946 gene encoding transcription factor TCP12-like, producing MFPRSSSDQSPFIYTSPSILEKPFANDEKTSSGQDQEHPSSYSHLSAPFFEDDELFFSHFLSQQKLFVCSNSQVVTENSVAAKDKAADKRKEACSNTVAEQIPSKRKFPNKKSIGGAKPTGPRKRTGKKDRHSKICTAQGPRDRRMRLSLQIARKFFDLQDMLGFDKASKTIEWLFSKSRTAITELTESISHVKQTCSDGAKSVSVTSDSEVVSENVEIGSDGDQRGFCADVESFNRMATERTNRKLHIVARDSRNQARARARERTRKKMMIRGHEVSTEISVGPNPNSNLVQLCSSSPLETGDQESYIPSQHMKSSLKMVAEVEERCSHLLGHQIDSVCISENFLGIVNGAPTSSNLVLNDSRNDLAALSGGDTEEDFPGFPVNLSSNSNNNANMQSFCCTTSTNTKSSTGNVQLRIPCAMGTSKSHELKHTSIFMTTYNTQEQMLNSIFRSTPNIQDQNRSSIFFTSLNTQRQNPSTSFLATSTNNCLQSHFLGNEFS
- the LOC121244973 gene encoding LOW QUALITY PROTEIN: coiled-coil domain-containing protein 130-like (The sequence of the model RefSeq protein was modified relative to this genomic sequence to represent the inferred CDS: inserted 2 bases in 1 codon; deleted 1 base in 1 codon); this encodes MSSLAAARADKFYYPPEWTPSQCSLNKFHGQHALRERARKIDEGILIISFEMPFNVWCGGCNSMIAKGVRLNANKKQVGNYYSTKIWSSTMKSACTCRHEIVIQTDPKNCXYVIISGAQRKTEEFAVTFALPADEERGKLSDPFYCLEHQEEDLQKKKEAEPVLVRLQRVSDARHSDDYALNKALRAQLRVCY